Part of the Prunus dulcis chromosome 8, ALMONDv2, whole genome shotgun sequence genome is shown below.
gtcacatcatgtggtatataAATCTGGGGTAAAAATGTGATAAGTGTGCATTACTcttcaaaaaaataacataacataaacatacattaaaataaaataatttaacaaCCATAAAATTATTGCTAACAACTGTAATGCACCAGAAAGATGATTATCATAAGAAAAGGCCTTGCAAGATAGTAGTTGCATGACTCATACAACACTCTCATGGCTCATGCCAAGGAAATAGTAACCCTTCATTacaatcaaatcttaattctcAAACTCCACTAATCACTAATCACCACATAAAAGTGGATATTGTTCATAATATTCATTGGGAAAATGAGAATTGGATGCCTATCAGATTCAGGCAAGTGATAAACTCACCTACAAGCAACCAAACGTTCTCATCAAGGCAAGACCGACACCAGATCAATAGGAAAACCCTTCATCaaagcttttcttttcccatCTGAAAACACCAATGTACTTGTTTGTAAATTATACAGGAACTCCATCGATTGTTCTTAGCAACTCCTTGCTGATGAGCAAGCCTTCATCTTCTTGGAtgttaaaatcaaaatttcttgaatgttTCAGTTTAGCTGCTTCTTGCCTTTCTATAGAAGAATTCGACCAAATACTCTCTCGAAATATGGCAGTTTAGAAGCTTTTACACTAACCGCTGTGTCTCACTTGGATACTATACTTGTATGCAGAATTCTTGATGGTACTGTCAGCTTTGATGCCTCAATTCAACTCAAGCTGTGTGGATAGACAGACAGAGAACCAAAGAGATGTCATTAGCTGAAAATTTATCATATTGAATAAAATTAGTATACAGACATTTAGAGATCTGTGAGGTCAGCTGTTCAAGGAGACTGTTTGGATGATCCTGAAAAGTCGTTTAGGAGTTTAATGGCTAAACCCAGATTCTTTTTATCTGGTGCTCTTCCTAACGCTGTGGTGGAAGCGACCTCATTGAATAAAGTCAAATTTGGAGATACAACAGATTAATTACTCTAGTATACAACAGATTAATTACTCTAGTACTTTCTGTACTACTTGAAAGTGCAAATGATAGGCATTTGTTaaacaaattcacaaatgaGAATTAAGACAATAAGTTGTGtctcataaataaaacataggAAAAGGCACAATCCATCACAATAATGATATCCAGTGGAAATGTGATAATCAAATTATGataattgcatttatataatagcaaaagaaaaacttctttAACAAATTCTTTTGAAAACGGGGGCAAAAATgtgagggaaaaaaagaatcaGCTAAGCTaatgataaaaaaataacaaattaccAGAAGATCCACGAGTATGCTCATACAACTCAGTTGCATTTCCTACATCCCTCAATTCTCGCTTACAATCAACCCATTGAGAACTTCTTGGATCTTCTTCGGAACTGTGTAGGACAGTTCTAGGTTCCTTATTCCTCAACCCGGACTCTGTAGCTTCTGTTTCTTCACACGCTTGAAGCATCTGTGGAAGGGGTGTGACAAAATTATTCTCTGCAATGGAAGATTCATGACTCGACTCCACCGGTACATCAGGCGATTCATTTTGAGATTTATGAGACGAAAGGAGGGATAGGCGGCAGAGTGGACAGGTGCTGTGGGTGGAAAGCCAGCTATCAATGCAATCAATATGAAATGTATGGGCACAGGCTGGTATTTGTTGAAGCCTATCCTCTGCTTGATAGTCGCCCAGGCATACCGAGCAtctgcataaaaacaaaacatgccTCTTTGGTTGAGAGAATGCTAAAAGTTCTAAGGATTTATTTTCATCTAAAAAGAACAGACCATCAtggaaataattttgaaattatatagTAAACTAATAGCTGTACTTTGTgctaaataaaaatttatggaCATTAAAACGTgttagttttaatttaatatgattTTGAGAAATTCAACCATATTTGTTTGAAACAATAAGGCCATGTCTGAAACAATTACTGATTTCGATATTCACCAAAACAATCACTCAGATTTCATGGCATGAATTGAttcttttgacaatttttttaataatagctccaataatttatttatccaACTTTTTGTATCTCATCCTGTCATCAATAGTCATGTTTGTTTGAATATTCTTTCCTAGCATTTGCAGAAAGTAACCaatttctttgaaatttttttttatactttaatgCTAAGCAATTATGAAATCCCTAGGCACTCATTGTACCACAAGTCTAATTTATGAACAAGGAAGGAAACAGACAAATATTCATGATATTTATCTGTTGATATAAGTTGACTTGCTGATAACCTAAAGCCTCAGGTGTGCCAATGAAGTTTTACCACCAACCCGGGTGACATCTTTGTTACTTGATTACTAGATTCGAACCATTTGTCCCAACAGAACTCAAATGGTTTGAGGTCTCTCTGttattttaacataaaataataaaatgataaCAACAAATGTGATTTTAGAGGTGTTAAATTACATTGGGCATGACTTTACAGCTCTTTCTGCAAACtattaaaacttaaatttatttcaaaagtaTCAAACTTGTATTAGGTTGGATGGTCATCCTGTCTTACTCCTGGTCTCTCTGTGTGGAACAAAACGAGATTATCTAGAAGAAAAGTGATATACATCTTCTGGCCACAACATACAAAGGATTGGTGATCCCACTAAATAGAAAGAAACCCAATCCTTATTATACATGGAagtattaatttttgtttttgtttttgttgtttttgtggCCAATAAATAGAAAGAAACCCAGATTGATCACTGACATAGAAcgtttgaaacaaaaataaagctAATACACTTAAGCAGTCATTGCATCCcaattacagaaaacaaaagcatcatgattaacttaaaaatatcaaacacAGAGGCAAAATTgacagaaaagaaggaaaggccCACTCACTGTGTATCTCTGACGGAGAAGCTCTCCTTATATACAATAATGGGTAGCATCTCTCTCAGTTCTTTTTTCAAGCCCAATTCAACCTGCAGGTAAACCattttaacataaaaaaatgataTGAGCCCAAAATGCAAACAGATGCacagagaaaataaataattctcACAGTGGCAATGTCATTGTTAATCTGTGGAGAAGTTGTCATTCTAAGAGATGACCAATTGACCCGTCGAGGGCGAAGATAGAACAAGTAGAAGACGAAGAGGAGgatgaaagtgaagaagatTGGTACACAGAACACGAAGAACTGGTAAAGCTTGAATTGACCTGAAGGACTTTCTTTTGACTTACTAGAAGAGTCTGAAGAGTTTAAGCAACATCTCGGATATACATGATTATAAGACATCACCTCAAATCCCCTACTACAGgctacaaaaatgaaattaattacataaattTGAGAGTCTTGTCTTGAAAATAAGATCTCAATGAACGGAATCCAgtgagaaatgaaatgagagaGGGGAAGTGTGGTTTGAAGATGCACTTCTTCAACGGCTCAAATCTAAAGGAGATTCCATATTATTGACaaatgattgagaaaaatgcaaaagttTTGAAGAAGACCCAGATGAGAGAATTTGAGACAGATTTGTTTGATGAAAAGCAGTAGCATATACCATTAAGATGAAAAGATTCTATGTGTATTTAGGACTAGAAGCAAGCACACAGAGACACAGACAGAGAGAAGCAAAGAAGATTATAGTGGGAAGAAGTggtatataaattataattataataaagtgaaataaaaaagaagagttGGGTGCGGGAATGAGGATCATGAGATGAGACGATGAGATTCTGAGTAGATCACACATGCCAACTTGCCCCAGAACTGC
Proteins encoded:
- the LOC117636295 gene encoding RING-H2 finger protein ATL7-like, whose protein sequence is MSYNHVYPRCCLNSSDSSSKSKESPSGQFKLYQFFVFCVPIFFTFILLFVFYLFYLRPRRVNWSSLRMTTSPQINNDIATVELGLKKELREMLPIIVYKESFSVRDTQCSVCLGDYQAEDRLQQIPACAHTFHIDCIDSWLSTHSTCPLCRLSLLSSHKSQNESPDVPVESSHESSIAENNFVTPLPQMLQACEETEATESGLRNKEPRTVLHSSEEDPRSSQWVDCKRELRDVGNATELYEHTRGSSA